One window of Phocoena phocoena chromosome 13, mPhoPho1.1, whole genome shotgun sequence genomic DNA carries:
- the TOP3B gene encoding DNA topoisomerase 3-beta-1, translated as MKTVLMVAEKPSLAQSIARILSRGSMSSRKGLNGTCSVHEYTGTFTGQLVRFKMTSVCGHVMTLDFLGKYNKWDKVDPAELFSQAPTEKKEANPKLNMVKFLQVEGKGCDYIVLWLDCDKEGENICFEVLDAVLPVMNQAHSGEKTVFRARFSSITDTDICTAMVRLGEPDHNEALSVDARQELDLRIGCAFTRFQTKYFQGKYGNLDSSLISFGPCQTPTLGFCVERHDKIQSFKPETYWVLQAKVDADKDRSLLLDWDRVRVFDREIAQMFLNMTKLEKEAQVEATSRKEKAKQRPLALNTVEMLRVASSSLGMGPQHTMQTAERLYTQGYISYPRTETTHYPESFDLKGPLRQQANHPYWADTVKRLLAEGINRPRKGHDAGDHPPITPMKSATEAELGGEAWRLYEYITRHFIATVSHDCKYLQSTISFRIGPEHFTCTGKTVISPGFTEIMPWQSVPLEESLPTCQRGDTFAVAEVKMLEKQTSPPDYLTEAELITLMEKHGIGTDASIPVHINNICQRNYVVVESGRRLKPTNLGIVLVHGYYKIDVELVLPTIRSAVEKQLNLIAQGKADYRQVLGHTLDVFKRKFHYFVDSIAGMDELMEVSFSPLAATGKPLSRCGKCHRFMKYIQAKPSRLHCSHCDETYTLPQNGTIKLYKELRCPLDDFELVLWSSGSRGKSYPLCPYCSNHPPFRDMKKGTGCNECTHPTCQHSLSMLGIGQCVECESGVLVLDPTSGPKWRVACNRCNVVAHCFENAHRVRVSADTCGTCEAALLDVDFNKARSPLLGDGTQHTGCVFCDPVFQELVELKHAASCHPMHRGPGRRQGRGRGRGRRPAGKPGTRRPKDKMSALAAYFV; from the exons ATGAAGACGGTGCTCATGGTGGCTGAGAAGCCGTCCTTGGCCCAGTCCATCGCCAGAATCCTCTCTCGAG GGAGCATGTCCTCACGCAAAGGGCTGAACGGGACATGCTCAGTGCACGAGTACACCGGGACCTTCACTGGCCAGCTGGTCCGCTTCAAGATGACGTCCGTCTGTGGTCATGTGATGACCCTGGACTTCCTGG GAAAGTACAACAAGTGGGACAAGGTGGACCCCGCCGAGCTGTTCAGCCAGGCCCCAACGGAGAAGAAGGAGGCCAACCCCAAGCTGAACATGGTGAAGTTCCTGCAG GTGGAGGGCAAAGGCTGTGACTACATCGTACTGTGGCTGGACTGCGACAAGGAGGGAGAGAACATCTGCTTCGAG GTCCTGGATGCGGTGCTGCCTGTCATGAATCAGGCCCACAGTGGCGAGAAGACAGTGTTCCGGGCCCGGTTCAGCTCCATCACAGACACAGACATCTGCACTGCCATGGTCCGCCTGGGTGAGCCCGACCACAACGAGGCACTCTCAGTGGATGCGCGGCAGGAGCTGGACCTGCGCATCGGCTGCGCCTTCACCAG GTTTCAGACTAAATACTTCCAGGGGAAATACGGCAACCTAGACAGCTCGCTCATCTCCTTCGGGCCATGCCAGACCCCCACGCTGGGCTTCTGCGTGGAGAGACATGATAAAATCCAGTCCTTCAAACCGGAGACCTACTGGGTGCTGCAGGCCAAG GTGGATGCCGATAAGGACCGATCCCTCCTTTTGGACTGGGACCGAGTGCGTGTGTTCGACCGGGAGATCGCACAGATGTTCCTGAACATGACCAAGCTGGAGAAGGAGGCCCAG GTGGAGGCCACAAGCAGGAAGGAGAAGGCCAAGCAGAGGCCACTGGCCCTGAACACCGTGGAGATGCTGCGTGTGGCCAGCTCTTCCCTGG GGATGGGCCCACAGCACACCATGCAGACCGCAGAGCGGCTCTACACGCAGGGCTACATCAGCTACCCGCGCACCGAGACCACCCACTACCCCGAGAGCTTCGACCTGAAGGGGCCTCTGCGGCAACAGGCCAACCACCCCTACTGGGCTGACACG GTGAAGCGGCTGTTAGCGGAAGGTATCAACCGCCCACGGAAAGGCCACGACGCTGGCGACCATCCCCCCATTACCCCCATGAAGTCTGCCACGGAGGCTGAATTAG GCGGCGAGGCCTGGCGGCTGTACGAGTACATCACCAGGCACTTCATCGCCACAGTCAGCCATGACTGCAAGTACCTGCAGAGCACCATCTCCTTCCGGATCGGGCCTGAGCACTTCACCTGCACAGGCAAGACCGTCATCTCCCCAG GTTTCACGGAGATCATGCCTTGGCAGAGTGTGCCCCTGGAGGAGAGCCTGCCCACCTGCCAGAGGGGCGACACCTTCGCCGTGGCTGAGGTCAAGATGCTGGAGAAGCAGACGAGCCCCCCTGACTACCTGACGGAGGCTGAGCTCATCACGCTCATGGAGAAGCACGGCATCG GGACGGATGCCAGCATCCCCGTACACATCAACAACATCTGCCAGCGTAACTATGTGGTCGTGGAGAGTGGGCGCCGACTCAAGCCCACCAACCTTGGTATTGTACTGGTGCACGGCTATTACAAGATTG ATGTGGAGCTAGTGCTCCCCACCATTCGCAGTGCAGTAGAGAAGCAGCTGAACCTGATCGCCCAGGGTAAAGCCGACTACCGCCAGGTCCTGGGCCACACCCTGGACGTCTTCAAGAGGAAGTTCCACTACTTCGTGGACTCCATTGCGG GCATGGATGAGCTGATGGAGGTGTCCTTCTCGCCCCTGGCGGCCACCGGCAAGCCCCTTTCCCGCTGTGGGAAGTGCCACCGGTTCATGAAGTACATCCAG GCCAAGCCAAGCCGCCTGCACTGCTCCCACTGCGATGAGACCTACACCCTCCCCCAGAATGGCACCATCAAGCTCTACAAGGAGCTCCGGTGCCCGCTGGACGACTTCGAGCTGGTTCTGTGGTCATCAGGCTCGCGGGGCAAGAGCTACCCGCTGTGCCCATATTGCTCCAACCACCCACCCTTCCGAGACATGAAGAAAG GCACAGGCTGCAACGAGTGCACACACCCCACCTGCCAGCACTCGCTGAGCATGCTGGGCATTGGCCAGTGCGTGGAGTGCGAGAGTGGTGTGCTGGTGCTCGACCCCACCTCAGGCCCCAAGTGGCGGGTGGCCTGCAACAGGTGCAATGTGGTGGCACACTGCTTCGAGAATGCCCACCGCGTGCGTGTGTCTGCCGACACCTGTGGTACCTGCGAGGCCGCCCTGCTGGACGTCGACTTCAACAAGGCCAGGTCCCCACTGCTGGGTGACGGCACGCAGCACACGGGCTGCGTCTTCTGCGACCCGGTCTTCCAGGAACTGGTGGAGCTGAAGCACGCAGCCTCCTGCCACCCCATGCACCGCGGGCCTGGGAGGAGgcagggccggggccggggccggggccggagGCCAGCGGGGAAGCCAGGCACCAGGAGACCCAAGGACAAAATGTCGGCCCTGGCCGCCTACTTCGTGTGA